One genomic segment of Rhinolophus sinicus isolate RSC01 linkage group LG11, ASM3656204v1, whole genome shotgun sequence includes these proteins:
- the PLEKHG2 gene encoding pleckstrin homology domain-containing family G member 2 isoform X1: protein MPEGARGLSLPKPSPRLGSRRRGEVCDCSTVCETQTASTTPAMASPRGSGSSTSLSTVGSEGDPAPGPTPACSASRPEPFPGPPIRLHLSPVGTPGSAKPSRLERVAREIVETERAYVRDLRSIVEDYLGPLLDGGVLGLSTEQVGTLFANIEDIYEFSSELLEDLEGSSSAGGIAECFVQRSEDFDIYTLYCMNYPSSLALLRELSLSPPAALWLQERQAQLHHSLPLQSFLLKPVQRILKYHLLLQELGKHWAEGPGAGGREMVEEAIVSMTAVAWYINDMKRKQEHAARLQEVQRRLGGWTGPELTAFGELVLEGSFRGGGGGGPRLRGGERLLFLFSRMLLVAKRRGPEYTYKGHIFCCNLSVSESPRDPLGFKVADLTIPKHRHLLQAKNQEEKRLWIHCLQRLFFENHPASIPAKAKQVLLENTLHCAPKSKPIPEPVTPPLGSPRPRDARSFTPGRRNTAPSPGPSITRRGRRQSEPVKDPYVMFPQNAKPRLKHAGSEGELYPSLEPQPPGPASEPAEDLEDTGPPTLDPSGTSITEEILELLSQRGLRDAGCPLQPSPHDLPKFPGDTQVPGDSESLTFPALPSRDSSEEEEEEELEMDERGPSPLHVLEGLESSNAAEVPDIPGLTKNPAVPTLPEIPSLSEIPQTPRLPSLSDISSVFEMPGLPAMPSIPDIPGLSSSPALPCDSWLQGPLQEPDEALATRRELFPGSSSGELGEASSGSRAGQEEDEEGVSFPDFQPQDGTQDRGFQDELEFRSCSEIRSAWQALEQGQLARPGFPEPLLILEDSDLGGGSGSGKAGAPNAKRAASRVRELARLYSERIQQLQRAETRASANAPRRRPRALAQPQLSPCLPHEQAEPGPLPAFGHVLVCELAFPLTLAQESVPLVPAAQVQVATPLSKPGGCLDGQGLDVSSLPEPDHRGIHVPVATPLPEEGSFWNIQIPATTPLPGQEVPPHVQGPAITNLPGQEGHLEVQVPAIARLPEHTGLVDIQLPATTFYPQQGCQMDTPVPTTPALPKQGSCSDVMALATTTTLKQEVHLDCQSPANTPLTKQGGSRDVQFPATVCGQAVDALLLHGSSLNNQIPEKTPAPLEHDLPHIQVPGTSPLPACGGRSDRQIPASAPLSGPQDLPGVQVPATTALPHTQGFTDTWVQALPPLPKPGGPPDIQKPAADPLLQVQSLTDLQVPNSTPLLEQKSLTGVHIPAATPLPEQRGCVDVQGLLPAPVQTTVILSKPGGPSDSHVARSESSDLTPPHSPPPPTRQLLGPNAAALSRYLAASYISQSLARRQGPGGEALLASRGPWSSSAPTSRAPSPPPQPQPPPAPARRLSYATTVNIQVGGGGRLRPAKAQVRLNHPALLASTHESVSLRNAQGTPDAPFHM from the exons ATGCCCGAGGGAGCCCGTGGACTGAGCCTGCCCAAACCCAGCCCTCGCCTTGGCTCGCGCCGCAGAGGTGAAGTGTGTGACTGTTCAACTGTGTGTGAGACTCAGACAG CCTCCACAACCCCTGCCATGGCCTCCCCCCGAGGTTCTGGGAGCTCCACATCCCTGAGCACAGTGGGCTCTGAAGGGGACCCGGCCCCGGGGCCCACCCCTGCCTGCTCAGCCTCCAGGCCAGAGCCCTTTCCAGGGCCCCCCATCCGCCTGCATCTGTCGCCTGTGGGGACCCCGGGTTCTGCGAAACCCTCAAGGCTGGAGCGTGTGGCCCGTGAGATCGTGGAGACAGAGCGGGCCTATGTCCGGGACCTCCGCAGCATTGTGGAG GACTACCTAGGCCCCCTGCTGGATGGCGGGGTCCTGGGACTGAGCACGGAGCAGGTGGGCACGCTGTTTGCTAACATCGAGGACATCTATGAGTTCAGCAG CGAGCTCCTGGAGGACCTGGAGGGCAGCAGCAGTGCAGGGGGCATTGCAGAGTGCTTTGTGCAGAGG AGCGAGGATTTTGACATCTATACGTTGTACTGCATGAACTACCCGAG ctccctggccctgctCCGGGAGCTATCGCTGTCTCCGCCAGCAGCCCTGTGGCTGCAGGAGCGCCAGGCCCAGCTCCACCACTCGCTGCCTCTGCAGAGCTTCCTGCTGAAACCTGTTCAGCGCATCCTCAAGTACCATCTGTTGCTGCAG GAGCTAGGCAAGCACTGGGCAGAGGGCCCGGGCGCCGGGGGCCGCGAAATGGTGGAGGAGGCCATCGTGTCCATGACAGCGGTCGCCTGGTATATCAACGACATGAAGCGCAAGCAGGAGCATGCTGCACGCCTCCAG GAAGTGCAGCGGCGGCTGGGTGGCTGGACCGGCCCGGAGCTCACTGCTTTCGGGGAGCTGGTGCTGGAGGGCTCATTCCGAGGTGGCGGAGGGGGCGGCCCCCGACTTCGAGGGGGTGAGCGGCTGCTCTTTCTGTTCTCACGGATGCTGCTTGTGGCCAAGCGCCGGGGACCAGAATACACCTACAAGGGCCACATCTTC TGCTGCAACCTGAGTGTGAGTGAGAGTCCTCGTGACCCTCTAGGGTTCAAGGTGGCGGATCTGACCATTCCCAAGCACAGGCACCTGCTCCAG gccaagAACCAAGAAGAGAAGCGGCTGTGGATTCACTGTCTCCAGCGCCTTTTCTTTGAGAACCACCCCGCCTCCATCCCAGCCAAG GCAAAACAAGTTCTCCTTGAAAACACACTGCACT GTGCTCCTAAAAGTAAGCCTATCCCAGAGCCCGTGACACCCCCACTTGGGTCTCCCCGACCTCGAGATGCTAGAAGTTTCACCCCTGGACGAAGGAACACAG CTCCGTCTCCAGGCCCCTCCATTACCCGCCGTGGCCGCAGACAGTCTG AGCCAGTGAAGGACCCTTATGTCATGTTTCCACAGAATG CTAAGCCTAGACTCAAG CATGCTGGCAGTGAGGGGGAGCTCTACCCCTCCTTAGAGCCTCAGCCACCAGGTCCAGCCTCTGAACCCGCTGAGGACCTGGAAGACACTGGACCCCCCACACTGGACCCCTCCGGGACCTCAATCACTGAAGAAATCCTGGAACTGCTGAGCCAAAGAGGCCTCCGGGATGCGGGG TGCCCATTACAGCCATCCCCTCACGACCTTCCCAAGTTCCCCGGAGACACCCAGGTGCCAGGTGACAGCGAAAGCCTCAcattcccagccctgcccagccggGACTcttcagaagaggaggaggaggaagagctggaGATGGACGAACGGGGCCCTTCCCCACTCCACGTGCTAGAGGGACTCGAAAGTTCCAATGCAGCTGAAGTTCCTGACATTCCTGGCCTTACCAAAAATCCTGCTGTGCCCACCCTCCCTGAAATTCCCAGCCTTTCTGAAATTCCCCAAACTCCCCGCCTTCCCAGTCTCTCTGACATTTCCAGTGTTTTTGAAATGCCTGGCCTTCCAGCTATGCCTAGTATCCCTGACATTCCTGGTCTTTCCAGCTCTCCCGCCCTTCCCTGTGACTCCTGGCTGCAAGGACCTCTGCAGGAGCCGGATGAGGCTCTGGCCACCAGGAGAGAACTGTTCCCTGGAAGCAGTTCTGGAGAACTGGGAGAGGCCTCCTCAGGTAGCAGGGCAGGTCAGGAGGAGGATGAAGAAGGGGTGTCATTCCCAGATTTCCAGCCCCAGGATGGCACCCAAGACCGGGGATTCCAGGATGAGCTGGAATTCCGCTCTTGCTCAGAAATCCGGAGCGCCTGGCAGGCTCTGGAGCAGGGGCAGCTGGCCCGGCCAGGTTTCCCAGAGCCACTGCTAATTCTGGAAGATTCAGATCTGGGTGGAGGCAGTGGGAGTGGGAAGGCCGGAGCCCCAAATGCAAAGCGGGCAGCATCCCGAGTGCGAGAGCTGGCCCGGCTCTACAGCGAGCGGATACAGCAGCTGCAGCGGGCTGAGACCCGGGCCTCCGCCAACGCCCCCCGCCGCCGGCCACGGGCTCTGGCCCAACCCCAGCTGTCCCCCTGCCTGCCCCATGAGCAGGCTGAGCCAG GGCCCCTGCCTGCTTTCGGACACGTGCTGGTGTGTGAACTGGCCTTTCCGCTGACCTTGGCCCAGGAATCTGTCCCCCTGGTCCCTGCTGCCCAGGTTCAAGTTGCCACACCTCTGTCTAAACCGGGAGGCTGCTTGGATGGTCAGGGTCTAGATGTTTCCAGTTTGCCTGAGCCAGACCACCGGGGCATCCATGTTCCAGTCGCTACCCCTTTGCCTGAGGAAGGAAGCTTCTGGAACATCCAGATTCCAGCCACCACACCTTTGCCCGGGCAGGAAGTCCCCCCACATGTCCAGGGCCCAGCTATTACAAATCTACCTGGTCAAGAAGGCCACCTGGAAGTGCAAGTTCCAGCGATCGCTCGTTTGCCTGAACATACAGGCCTAGTGGATATACAGCTTCCAGCTACCACCTTTTATCCTCAGCAAGGATGCCAGATGGACACCCCAGTTCCAACCACCCCAGCTTTGCCCAAGCAGGGAAGTTGTTCTGATGTCATGGCTTTAGCTACCACTACTACGCTAAAGCAGGAAGTCCACCTAGACTGCCAGAGCCCCGCCAACACCCCCTTAACTAAGCAAGGAGGTTCCAGGGATGTTCAGTTCCCAGCCACTGTCTGTGGCCAGGCTGTCGACGCTTTGCTTCTGCATGGAAGCAGCCTGAACAATCAGATTCCAGAAAAGACCCCAGCACCCTTGGAACATGACCTTCCACACATTCAGGTTCCAGGTACGTCACCTTTGCCTGCATGCGGAGGCCGCTCAGACCGTCAGATCCCAGCCAGCGCTCCATTGTCTGGGCCCCAGGACCTCCCAGGCGTTCAGGTTCCAGCCACCACAGCTTTGCCCCACACACAAGGCTTCACGGACACCTGGGTCCAGGCCCTCCCACCTTTGCCCAAGCCGGGAGGCCCGCCCGACATCCAGAAACCTGCTGCTGACCCTTTGCTTCAGGTGCAAAGCCTCACAGACCTCCAGGTCCCCAACTCTACCCCTTTGTTGGAGCAAAAGAGCCTCACAGGTGTCCATATTCCAGCTGCCACCCCTCTGCCTGAGCAAAGAGGCTGTGTGGACGTTCAGGGCCTGTTACCTGCCCCAGTGCAGACCACCGTGATTTTGTCCAAACCAGGAGGCCCCTCAGACTCTCATGTTGCCAGGTCAGAGTCTTCAGACTTGACTCCACCCCacagtcccccaccccccacccgtcAACTGCTGGGCCCCAATGCAGCTGCCCTCTCAAGATACCTGGCAGCCTCATACATCAGCCAGAGTCTGGCTCGACGGCAAGGGCCTGGGGGAGAGGCCCTGCTAGCCTCCCGGGGTCCCTGGTCCTCCTCTGCCCCCACGTCACGGGCACCTtcaccaccaccccagccccagcccccaccggCCCCAGCCAGGAGGCTCAGCTATGCCACCACTGTCAACATCCAGGTCGGGGGTGGTGGGCGGCTACGGCCAGCCAAGGCCCAAGTCAGGTTGAACCACCCTGCTCTCCTGGCCTCCACCCATGAATCTGTGAGCCTTCGAAATGCCCAGGGGACTCCTGATGCCCCTTTCCACATGTGA